The following proteins come from a genomic window of Helicobacter canadensis MIT 98-5491:
- a CDS encoding polyphenol oxidase family protein yields the protein MIIPSGLDLWLSEGGRNIAFHAGNLTKEAVKQNQSIELQSRGYSVEQLCFLNQVHGSDILKASKSGLLGDGDGIILDKTGLVGLIMVADCNPIVIYDKVKRVLVLLHAGRLGVEKGIVFGAFSLLQREYQSRLDDLFVYIGPSIRGCCYEVGVEVLSEALESGKIAKEGKIYLDLIEVLKGQFREIGICNYEINPLCTCCSGRYFSYRRDKNCGRFGIFASLTDKFN from the coding sequence TTGATAATTCCTAGTGGTTTAGATCTTTGGTTGAGTGAAGGGGGGAGAAATATAGCCTTTCACGCTGGAAATTTAACCAAAGAAGCAGTTAAGCAAAATCAAAGTATAGAGCTACAAAGTCGTGGTTATTCTGTAGAGCAATTGTGTTTTTTAAATCAAGTGCATGGGAGTGATATTCTAAAGGCTTCCAAAAGTGGTTTGCTTGGTGATGGAGATGGGATTATATTAGACAAAACAGGCTTAGTGGGCTTAATTATGGTTGCAGATTGTAATCCCATTGTGATATATGATAAAGTTAAGCGAGTTTTAGTGTTGCTTCATGCAGGTAGGCTTGGAGTAGAAAAAGGGATTGTTTTTGGGGCATTTTCTCTGTTACAGAGAGAATACCAAAGTCGCTTGGATGATCTCTTTGTCTATATTGGTCCTTCTATTAGAGGGTGTTGTTATGAAGTAGGTGTAGAAGTTTTGAGCGAAGCACTAGAGAGCGGAAAAATTGCAAAAGAAGGAAAAATCTATTTAGATTTAATAGAGGTTTTAAAAGGGCAATTTAGGGAAATTGGTATTTGCAATTATGAAATTAATCCGCTTTGCACTTGTTGTAGTGGGAGATATTTTTCTTATCGTAGAGATAAGAATTGTGGGAGATTTGGAATATTTGCAAGTTTGACTGACAAGTTTAACTAA
- a CDS encoding rod shape-determining protein, with the protein MAFLERNDIAIDLGTVNTIVRNNAEDIIFCEATCITLEDMGDSKRVVCIGDQAKKMMGRAPSNFEVINPLLNGAISDFETTKTFISALISLGQTWKLAPRVGISIPRNLTQVERHSLYEAAILAGAKEAFLIEDPFSASVGAGLDISTARAKMVIDAGGGLIEASVISLGGLIASAFTKEAGDFIDYALMEYCRYNKNIGISKELAEKIKRQIKVFGENPIINIGAKSLSNGMPISYELNLNDLKHVLLAGMFKVKNTILEAIQKSPPQIAPDLIEDGAILTGGMALIEGMREFLEEELKMKIILSPNPLLDISKGACMIMQNYDAYDRVEWGGGNLIDNS; encoded by the coding sequence ATGGCTTTTTTAGAGAGAAATGATATTGCAATTGATTTGGGTACGGTTAATACTATTGTAAGAAATAATGCAGAAGATATTATATTTTGTGAAGCTACTTGTATTACTTTGGAAGATATGGGCGATTCTAAACGAGTGGTGTGTATTGGTGATCAGGCAAAAAAAATGATGGGACGCGCACCAAGCAATTTTGAAGTGATTAATCCACTTTTAAATGGAGCTATTAGCGATTTTGAAACAACAAAGACTTTTATTAGTGCTTTGATTTCTCTTGGGCAAACTTGGAAACTTGCTCCGCGTGTAGGGATTAGTATTCCAAGGAATCTCACGCAAGTAGAGCGACATTCTTTATATGAAGCTGCAATACTTGCAGGAGCCAAAGAGGCTTTTTTGATAGAAGATCCCTTTAGCGCTAGTGTAGGGGCTGGTCTTGATATTAGCACGGCAAGGGCAAAGATGGTGATTGATGCGGGTGGAGGCTTGATTGAAGCGAGTGTTATTTCTCTTGGGGGCTTGATTGCAAGTGCTTTTACAAAAGAAGCAGGAGATTTTATTGATTATGCTTTGATGGAATATTGCAGATATAACAAAAATATTGGTATTAGCAAGGAATTGGCAGAAAAAATTAAACGACAAATCAAAGTTTTTGGTGAAAATCCTATTATTAATATTGGAGCTAAATCTTTATCTAATGGAATGCCTATTTCTTATGAACTAAATTTAAATGATTTAAAACATGTGCTTTTGGCAGGAATGTTTAAAGTTAAAAATACGATTTTAGAAGCTATTCAAAAGTCTCCTCCGCAAATTGCTCCCGATTTAATTGAAGATGGAGCAATTTTGACTGGAGGTATGGCATTAATAGAGGGAATGCGAGAATTTTTGGAAGAAGAGCTTAAAATGAAAATTATTCTTTCTCCTAATCCTTTGTTGGATATTTCTAAAGGGGCTTGTATGATTATGCAAAATTATGATGCTTATGATAGAGTGGAATGGGGCGGAGGAAATCTGATTGATAATTCCTAG
- a CDS encoding M48 family metallopeptidase — MSFILFYGLLLTLPKMILSLIQLKFLKTQRNKKPYILDSQSFKKAADYSIIKEKISFLNTFVDFCLLGIWILFGLQMLESFLPTDSPLGSTLFVLLFLFIQSLFSLPFDAYKTLVIDKKFGFAKGGIKLFLADTIKSFLLLLVLGGILTFIFAWIIANIPSWEFYTFIIGALFIIATNLLYPTLIAPLFNKFTPLEDKDLKNAIQNLLTRVGFYSNGVFVMDASRRDGRLNAYFGGIGKTKRVILFDTLLEKIPKDSILAVLGHELGHFKHNDIYKMMGLVLSFFFILLLLIANLPQSLFAEASLTQSPHSIIVFLILLSAPIGFYFTPILGYFSRKNEYNADQFGAKLTSNEALANALLLLVKENNSFPLSHELYMRFYYTHPPLMARLIALKCEHLAFEGDK; from the coding sequence ATGTCTTTTATTTTATTTTATGGCTTGCTTTTGACGCTCCCAAAAATGATTCTTAGCCTAATTCAACTTAAATTTTTAAAAACTCAACGCAACAAAAAACCTTATATTTTAGATTCTCAATCTTTTAAAAAAGCCGCCGATTATTCTATCATCAAAGAAAAAATCTCTTTTTTAAATACTTTTGTGGATTTTTGCTTATTGGGAATTTGGATTCTCTTTGGATTACAAATGCTAGAATCTTTCTTACCCACAGATTCACCCCTAGGTAGCACACTCTTTGTTTTATTGTTTTTATTCATTCAAAGCCTTTTTTCTTTACCATTTGATGCTTATAAAACTTTGGTGATTGACAAAAAATTTGGCTTTGCCAAAGGTGGAATCAAACTTTTTCTTGCCGATACAATAAAATCTTTTTTACTTTTATTGGTATTAGGCGGTATTTTAACTTTTATTTTTGCTTGGATTATTGCCAATATTCCCTCGTGGGAATTTTATACTTTTATCATAGGAGCTCTTTTTATTATCGCAACCAACCTTTTATATCCCACTTTAATTGCACCTTTATTTAATAAATTTACCCCCTTAGAAGATAAAGACTTAAAAAATGCAATCCAAAATCTTTTAACTAGAGTTGGATTCTATTCTAACGGGGTCTTTGTTATGGATGCTTCACGCCGAGATGGCAGATTAAATGCTTATTTTGGAGGAATCGGAAAAACAAAGCGGGTAATCTTATTTGATACGCTCCTAGAAAAAATTCCAAAAGATTCTATTTTAGCGGTTTTAGGACACGAGTTGGGGCATTTTAAACATAACGATATTTATAAAATGATGGGACTTGTTTTATCTTTCTTTTTTATTCTTTTGTTGCTCATTGCTAACCTCCCACAATCTCTATTTGCAGAGGCTAGTCTTACACAATCTCCACATAGCATCATTGTATTCTTGATTCTTTTAAGTGCGCCAATTGGATTTTATTTCACCCCAATTCTTGGCTATTTTAGCAGAAAAAATGAATACAACGCCGATCAATTTGGAGCAAAGCTTACTAGCAATGAAGCTTTAGCTAATGCTCTTTTATTGCTTGTGAAAGAAAATAATTCATTTCCTCTTTCACACGAACTTTATATGCGTTTTTATTACACCCATCCACCCCTTATGGCACGATTAATTGCTCTAAAATGCGAACATTTAGCTTTTGAGGGTGACAAATGA
- a CDS encoding HemK/PrmC family methyltransferase, with product MTLKEAIDFGAYTLKNSQIQRPRLESEILLSHTLNQPRIYLHSHSTEELSLFHEMLFMDLIQRRKNLEPIEYIINKVSFYGKEFYVDRGVLIPRPETEILVDKARNIITQNNCKNIAEIGIGSGIISIMLALLLPNSNLNFYASDIIPEALFNTHVNLEKFKISNVKLYKSAFLDFNKKENITFDLLISNPPYIKKGEILPTPLSFEPQKALFGGERGDEILHQIIKLAYENKIPHLICEMGYNQRESIENLMQNIPHQKLEFYQDLANLERGFIIDF from the coding sequence ATGACGCTCAAAGAAGCTATAGATTTTGGTGCCTACACACTAAAAAATAGTCAAATCCAACGCCCTCGCTTAGAATCTGAAATTCTTCTCTCACACACTCTAAACCAACCTAGAATCTATCTTCATAGTCATAGCACAGAAGAACTCTCTTTATTTCATGAAATGCTTTTTATGGATCTTATCCAAAGGCGAAAAAATCTTGAACCCATTGAATACATTATCAATAAAGTTAGTTTTTATGGAAAAGAATTTTATGTTGATAGAGGAGTTTTGATACCACGCCCTGAAACAGAAATCTTAGTAGATAAAGCAAGAAATATTATTACGCAAAATAATTGCAAAAATATCGCTGAAATTGGCATTGGAAGCGGAATCATTAGCATTATGTTAGCCCTTTTATTGCCTAATTCAAACTTAAACTTTTATGCAAGCGATATTATTCCAGAAGCACTTTTTAATACGCATGTTAATCTTGAAAAATTTAAAATATCCAATGTCAAACTCTATAAAAGTGCATTTTTAGATTTTAACAAAAAAGAGAATATCACCTTTGATTTATTAATTTCTAATCCCCCCTATATCAAAAAGGGAGAGATTCTACCAACTCCTCTTAGCTTTGAACCACAAAAGGCTCTCTTTGGTGGAGAAAGGGGAGATGAAATCCTTCATCAAATCATTAAACTCGCCTATGAAAATAAGATTCCACATTTAATTTGTGAGATGGGTTATAACCAAAGAGAAAGTATAGAAAATCTGATGCAGAATATCCCACACCAAAAATTGGAATTTTACCAAGACCTTGCTAATTTGGAGAGAGGTTTTATTATTGATTTTTAA
- a CDS encoding SPOR domain-containing protein: MKNIEESKKEELELDDLLISGSEDEEVRETKSKKMILLVAIGVVLFAIIILVVYLLQDDTKQTTPTNTTINKPLEEAKLPEVSQKETNTDFGQVPIQSQNSSDSDEQFQRIIEQIKAQQKEQSLPNPPKEQVAPTKEVVASSKPEPEVKRVDNNAVTPSAPSTPNVAAQFNQSSNEIAKGFYIQVGSFSKVSPNKELLGTIKDLNFEYSMQKSGEVNRLLIGPFKTKLDAQKQLSLVKEKLNKDAFIKEIK; encoded by the coding sequence ATGAAAAATATTGAAGAGAGCAAAAAAGAAGAATTAGAGCTTGATGATTTATTGATTAGTGGTAGTGAAGATGAAGAAGTAAGAGAAACTAAGAGTAAAAAGATGATTTTATTGGTGGCAATTGGAGTGGTTTTATTTGCCATTATTATTTTGGTGGTGTATTTATTACAAGATGATACTAAGCAAACTACTCCAACAAACACTACAATTAATAAACCATTAGAAGAAGCAAAATTGCCAGAAGTTTCACAAAAAGAAACAAATACGGATTTTGGGCAAGTTCCAATTCAATCTCAAAATTCTAGTGATTCAGATGAGCAATTCCAAAGAATTATTGAACAAATTAAAGCGCAACAAAAAGAGCAAAGTTTGCCTAATCCGCCTAAAGAACAAGTTGCTCCCACAAAAGAAGTGGTTGCATCAAGTAAGCCTGAGCCTGAGGTAAAAAGGGTGGATAATAATGCGGTAACTCCAAGTGCTCCAAGCACTCCTAATGTAGCAGCACAATTTAATCAAAGTAGCAATGAAATTGCAAAGGGATTTTATATTCAAGTGGGATCTTTTAGTAAGGTTTCTCCCAATAAGGAGTTATTGGGAACTATTAAGGATTTGAATTTTGAATATAGTATGCAAAAATCAGGTGAAGTCAATCGTTTATTAATTGGTCCTTTTAAGACAAAACTAGATGCACAAAAGCAACTTAGTTTAGTTAAAGAAAAACTAAATAAAGATGCATTTATTAAAGAAATCAAATAA
- a CDS encoding DUF1882 domain-containing protein: MLTDMDLKLIKMITTHYWIKEPGIGQKIHHNGRIFYDKFKRVDEPLTRTILQSHFKKEITVAHSLVNSQEKVENIVFDYNGFNAERFWHRAQLLLREEGFINFTAYETKTPGHLHLYIHKGHTTFQEACQLGKMLSAKLAQKMPTEWKMFPSLDIPKSFNILAVPYGVYNKERGASWSKHM; encoded by the coding sequence ATGCTAACAGATATGGATTTGAAACTTATCAAGATGATTACCACCCATTATTGGATTAAAGAGCCAGGAATTGGGCAAAAAATTCATCATAATGGTCGGATTTTTTATGATAAGTTTAAAAGGGTTGATGAACCGCTTACGAGGACTATTTTGCAGAGTCACTTTAAAAAAGAAATTACAGTAGCACACTCTCTTGTGAATTCTCAAGAAAAAGTAGAAAATATTGTATTTGATTATAATGGTTTTAATGCAGAGAGATTTTGGCATAGGGCACAGTTGCTTTTAAGAGAAGAAGGATTTATTAACTTTACTGCTTATGAAACAAAGACTCCTGGGCATTTACACCTCTATATTCATAAAGGGCATACAACTTTTCAAGAAGCTTGTCAATTGGGAAAAATGTTGAGTGCAAAGTTAGCACAAAAAATGCCAACAGAGTGGAAAATGTTTCCTTCGCTTGATATTCCAAAGAGTTTTAATATTCTTGCAGTTCCTTATGGAGTTTATAATAAGGAGCGTGGTGCATCTTGGTCGAAACATATGTAA
- a CDS encoding serine hydroxymethyltransferase, translating into MSYVLENSDQEIFGFIQEELNRQNTHLEMIASENFTFPSVMEAMGSVLTNKYAEGYPYKRYYGGCEFVDKIEELAINRAKKLFGCEFANVQPHAGSQANGAVYAALLKPYDKILGMDLSHGGHLTHGSKVSVTGQMYQSFFYGVELDGYINYDKVQEIAQITKPNMIVCGFSAYSRELDFKRFREIADSVGAILLADIAHVAGLVVAGEYPNPFPYADIVTTTTHKTLRGPRGGMILTNNEEFAKKIDKAVFPGMQGGPLMHVIAGKAVGFGENLKPEWKTYAKQVKANAKILASVLQKRNYKIVSDGTDNHLILLSLLDKDFSGKDADLALGNAGITVNKNTVPGEIRSPFVTSGVRIGSPALTARGFKEAEFEIVANRIADVLDDIQNTQKQAQIKEELKELALKFPVYNKAIF; encoded by the coding sequence ATGAGTTATGTTTTGGAAAATTCAGATCAAGAGATTTTTGGTTTCATACAAGAAGAGTTGAATCGTCAAAATACGCATTTAGAAATGATTGCTAGTGAGAATTTCACCTTTCCTAGCGTTATGGAGGCTATGGGAAGTGTTTTAACCAATAAATATGCCGAGGGTTATCCTTATAAACGCTATTATGGGGGTTGTGAATTTGTAGATAAAATAGAAGAATTGGCGATTAATCGAGCTAAAAAACTTTTTGGTTGTGAATTTGCCAATGTTCAACCACACGCTGGTTCTCAAGCCAATGGTGCGGTGTATGCGGCGTTGCTTAAGCCATATGATAAGATTTTAGGAATGGATTTAAGTCATGGTGGGCATCTTACACATGGATCAAAAGTGAGTGTTACAGGACAAATGTATCAGAGCTTTTTTTATGGAGTGGAATTAGATGGGTATATTAATTATGATAAAGTCCAAGAAATTGCTCAAATTACAAAGCCTAATATGATTGTTTGTGGTTTTAGTGCGTATTCAAGGGAATTAGATTTCAAGCGTTTTAGGGAAATTGCAGATAGCGTTGGAGCGATTTTATTAGCAGATATTGCTCATGTTGCAGGGCTTGTAGTGGCAGGAGAATATCCAAATCCATTCCCTTATGCGGATATAGTAACAACTACAACACATAAGACTTTGCGTGGACCTAGGGGGGGTATGATTCTAACTAATAATGAAGAATTTGCTAAAAAAATTGACAAGGCGGTATTTCCTGGAATGCAAGGTGGTCCTTTGATGCATGTGATTGCAGGTAAAGCAGTTGGTTTTGGGGAGAATCTAAAACCAGAATGGAAAACATATGCAAAGCAAGTTAAGGCTAATGCTAAGATTCTAGCTAGTGTGTTGCAAAAAAGAAATTATAAAATCGTGAGTGATGGGACAGACAATCATTTAATTTTGTTATCATTGCTTGATAAAGATTTTAGCGGTAAGGATGCAGATTTGGCATTGGGAAATGCGGGAATTACGGTAAATAAAAATACGGTTCCAGGTGAAATCCGTAGCCCATTTGTTACTAGCGGTGTAAGGATTGGTTCTCCAGCATTAACTGCAAGAGGGTTTAAGGAAGCAGAATTTGAAATTGTGGCTAATAGAATTGCTGATGTGTTAGATGATATACAAAATACACAAAAACAAGCACAAATAAAAGAGGAATTAAAGGAGCTTGCGTTAAAATTCCCTGTGTATAATAAAGCAATATTTTAA
- the lysS gene encoding lysine--tRNA ligase, producing MFEDDIYIQGRIQKANALRELGINPYSNGVPKEMDCKTFLETFDVLKTLESEEKKDRSKNAQVAGRIKFIRLMGKAAFIKIEDNSGILQIYLSKNELGEGFDLFKKYIEVGDIIMAKGFPFVTKTGELSLHALEFQILTKAISPLPEKYHGLVDIEMRYRQRYLDLIMNREVRDTFVLRSKIISYVRKFFEENGFLEVETPMMHPIPGGANAKPFVTFHNALNVERYLRIAPELYLKRLVVGGFEAVFEINRNFRNEGMDHSHNPEFTMIEFYWAYKDYKDLIRLTKALFDYLFKVLKLPKTLQFNEKEIDFSEFREITYVDSLVEIGGIPRDVAINEDRLYEYLVSHNVKLESKMELGKLQSEAFDAFVEDKLINPTFITDFPIAISPLARRNDHNPEIADRFELFIGGSEIANGFSELNDPLDQYERFKAQVAAKEAGDEEAQYMDEDYITALSYGMPPTAGEGIGIDRLVMLLTGHNIIKDVILFPALKPQKKD from the coding sequence TTGTTTGAAGATGATATTTACATTCAAGGTCGAATCCAAAAAGCCAATGCTCTAAGAGAACTTGGAATCAATCCTTATAGCAATGGGGTGCCAAAGGAAATGGATTGCAAGACATTTTTAGAGACTTTTGATGTGCTTAAAACTCTAGAGAGTGAAGAAAAAAAAGATAGAAGTAAAAATGCGCAGGTTGCGGGCAGAATCAAGTTTATTCGTCTTATGGGAAAAGCAGCTTTTATTAAAATTGAAGACAATAGTGGAATTTTACAGATTTATCTCTCTAAAAATGAATTGGGTGAAGGATTTGATTTATTTAAAAAATACATTGAAGTGGGTGATATTATTATGGCAAAAGGCTTCCCTTTTGTAACCAAAACAGGAGAATTAAGCTTGCACGCCCTAGAGTTTCAGATTCTCACTAAAGCTATTAGTCCCTTGCCGGAAAAATATCACGGATTAGTAGATATTGAAATGCGCTATCGTCAAAGATATTTAGATCTAATTATGAATAGAGAAGTGCGAGATACCTTTGTTTTGCGTTCTAAGATTATCTCTTATGTGCGGAAGTTTTTTGAAGAAAATGGTTTTTTAGAAGTGGAAACGCCAATGATGCATCCAATTCCTGGTGGAGCAAATGCTAAGCCTTTTGTTACTTTTCATAATGCATTAAATGTGGAGCGTTATTTAAGGATTGCACCCGAGCTTTATTTAAAAAGGCTTGTTGTAGGTGGATTTGAGGCTGTCTTTGAGATTAATCGTAATTTTAGAAATGAGGGAATGGATCATTCGCATAATCCAGAATTTACGATGATTGAGTTTTATTGGGCTTATAAAGATTATAAAGATTTAATACGATTAACTAAAGCACTTTTTGATTATCTATTTAAAGTATTGAAACTTCCCAAGACTTTGCAGTTTAATGAAAAAGAGATTGACTTTAGCGAGTTTAGAGAGATTACTTATGTGGATTCTTTAGTTGAGATTGGTGGAATTCCTAGAGATGTTGCTATTAATGAGGATAGATTGTATGAATATCTAGTAAGCCATAATGTAAAATTAGAATCAAAAATGGAATTAGGCAAGTTACAAAGTGAAGCTTTTGATGCTTTTGTGGAAGATAAATTGATTAATCCAACTTTTATTACAGATTTTCCTATTGCTATTAGCCCACTTGCAAGACGCAATGATCATAATCCTGAAATTGCTGATAGATTTGAATTGTTTATCGGTGGGAGTGAGATTGCTAATGGATTTAGTGAATTAAATGATCCATTGGATCAATATGAACGCTTTAAGGCACAAGTTGCTGCAAAAGAAGCAGGAGATGAAGAAGCGCAATATATGGATGAGGACTATATTACAGCACTTTCTTATGGTATGCCTCCAACCGCTGGGGAAGGAATAGGTATAGATCGGCTTGTAATGTTATTAACAGGTCATAACATTATCAAAGATGTGATTTTGTTTCCCGCACTTAAACCACAAAAAAAGGATTAA
- a CDS encoding CvpA family protein translates to MNSFSYFDLIIGLLIVLVGLKGIVNGFIREVFGLIGIVGGVFIASVYATEAGGWISRHIYTFENPSAISLIGFLVLLALVWILSLVIAEILQKVTRISALNSMNRILGFCFGAFKTFMIFSIIFYAISNVQVAKRFMQKYTDNSFLYPLLLDSGEVIIKLDLPQEEVQEAQEELSKRNEQLQENREI, encoded by the coding sequence TTGAATAGTTTTAGTTATTTTGATTTGATTATCGGTTTGCTCATTGTATTGGTTGGGCTTAAGGGCATTGTAAATGGCTTTATTCGTGAAGTTTTTGGATTGATTGGAATTGTAGGTGGTGTTTTTATTGCCTCAGTTTATGCAACAGAAGCAGGAGGTTGGATAAGTCGACATATTTACACTTTTGAAAATCCATCAGCCATTTCATTGATTGGTTTTTTAGTCCTGCTTGCATTGGTGTGGATTTTATCTTTGGTGATTGCAGAGATTTTACAAAAAGTCACAAGGATTAGTGCTTTAAACTCAATGAATCGTATTTTGGGGTTTTGTTTTGGGGCTTTTAAAACCTTTATGATTTTTTCAATCATTTTTTATGCGATTTCTAATGTTCAAGTAGCAAAAAGATTTATGCAAAAATACACAGATAATAGCTTCTTATACCCATTGTTGCTTGATTCTGGGGAAGTGATTATTAAGTTGGATTTGCCACAAGAGGAAGTCCAAGAAGCTCAAGAAGAATTGAGCAAAAGAAATGAACAATTGCAAGAAAATAGAGAGATTTAA
- a CDS encoding YajQ family cyclic di-GMP-binding protein, translating into MASKEHSFDLSAKVDIQEFKNALEQAKKEIANRFDFKDDKVKDLDFNEKEKSLTILAASENKAKTIKDILDSKLIKRNLSLKVLKEVSKDNASGGNLKITYKLNDALDDKNIKAINAEIKNQKFKVQTQIQGNEIRIKSKDIDELQKVIAHLKKMELEISLSFGNFT; encoded by the coding sequence ATGGCAAGCAAGGAACATAGTTTTGACCTCTCTGCAAAAGTTGATATTCAAGAATTTAAAAACGCCCTAGAGCAAGCCAAAAAAGAAATTGCAAACCGCTTTGATTTTAAAGATGATAAAGTTAAAGATTTGGATTTTAATGAAAAAGAAAAATCCCTAACTATTCTTGCCGCAAGCGAAAATAAGGCAAAAACTATTAAGGATATTTTGGATTCTAAACTCATTAAACGCAATCTTTCTTTAAAAGTTTTAAAAGAAGTCTCCAAAGACAATGCAAGTGGAGGCAATCTCAAAATAACCTATAAACTCAATGATGCTTTAGATGACAAAAATATAAAAGCTATTAATGCAGAAATTAAGAATCAAAAATTCAAAGTCCAAACACAGATTCAAGGAAATGAGATTCGTATTAAATCTAAGGATATTGATGAACTCCAAAAAGTCATTGCTCATCTTAAAAAAATGGAATTAGAAATTTCTTTAAGCTTTGGAAACTTCACTTGA
- a CDS encoding apolipoprotein N-acyltransferase has protein sequence MGILAALFLSAFIYEEHFFYTWKHPFFSSFFAILGFFMLLHFSRLSAFICGSSIGILWFYWIGLSFRFYNLTYLIPLVWIFVALIFGIFFLALCYFKNPIYRISALLCASFIHPFGFNWFIPELTLTQSYFFSSKSILALLLISLIIFGFLIQKRFYKIGFFGLILGLFGIGLFSQTLYPTSKESPLKIKTISTNIPQNLRWDSNNLKQIIDENFRLIQQAKQENYDLIILPETAFPIALNAEDSLLRILQDLSQDLAILTGAIHKQGNSYYNSAYLFYEGKMQIFDKIILVPFGEKIPLPQFLVNLINQIFFKGGVDFTTNSNQKPNSTILQNQHFQIAICYEATRQEFYQDSPSFLIAISNNAWFKPSIEPTLQKLLMQYFSLNYGTTIYHSSNGSQDFILSP, from the coding sequence TTGGGGATTCTCGCAGCTCTTTTTTTAAGTGCCTTTATTTACGAAGAACACTTTTTTTACACTTGGAAACACCCTTTTTTTTCTAGTTTTTTTGCGATTCTTGGATTTTTTATGTTGCTTCATTTTTCTCGTTTGAGTGCTTTTATCTGCGGTAGTAGCATTGGAATCTTATGGTTTTATTGGATTGGCTTAAGCTTTCGTTTTTATAATTTAACCTACCTTATTCCATTGGTTTGGATTTTTGTAGCATTGATTTTTGGAATCTTTTTTCTTGCTTTGTGTTATTTTAAAAATCCAATCTACAGAATCTCTGCCCTACTCTGTGCAAGTTTTATTCATCCATTTGGTTTTAATTGGTTTATCCCTGAATTAACACTCACTCAAAGCTACTTTTTTTCCTCAAAAAGCATTCTTGCTCTTTTGTTAATATCCCTTATTATTTTTGGCTTTCTCATTCAAAAGCGATTCTATAAAATAGGCTTTTTTGGGCTTATTTTGGGCTTATTTGGCATTGGACTATTTAGTCAAACTCTCTACCCAACCTCCAAAGAATCACCCCTTAAAATTAAAACAATCTCTACAAATATCCCTCAAAATTTACGCTGGGATTCTAATAATTTAAAACAAATTATTGATGAAAATTTTCGTCTTATTCAACAAGCCAAACAAGAAAATTATGATTTGATAATTTTGCCTGAAACTGCTTTCCCTATTGCTCTAAATGCCGAAGATTCTCTGCTTAGAATATTGCAGGATTTAAGTCAAGATTTAGCAATTTTAACGGGTGCTATCCATAAGCAAGGCAATTCTTATTATAATAGTGCTTATCTCTTTTATGAAGGTAAAATGCAAATTTTTGATAAAATCATCTTAGTTCCTTTTGGCGAAAAAATCCCCCTCCCCCAATTCCTTGTAAATTTAATCAATCAAATCTTTTTTAAAGGCGGAGTGGATTTTACAACCAATTCTAATCAAAAACCAAACTCAACAATTCTCCAAAACCAACATTTTCAAATTGCAATTTGTTATGAAGCTACAAGACAAGAATTTTATCAAGATTCCCCAAGCTTTTTGATTGCCATTAGCAACAACGCTTGGTTTAAGCCTAGCATAGAGCCAACTTTACAAAAACTCCTAATGCAGTATTTTTCACTTAATTATGGCACAACCATTTATCACTCAAGCAACGGCTCACAAGACTTTATTCTCTCCCCTTAA